In the Clostridium sp. 'White wine YQ' genome, TGCTTGAGCTTCTATTTCCTTTTCTTCTTTTATAAATCTAGGAGTTCTAAAAATAGAATCAAAAACATTATATTTAACTCTATAATTAAAACTTATTTTTATATTATCTATTACAGATAAATTTGAAAATAATCTTATATTCTGAAATGTTCTTGCTATTTTCTTTTGAGTTATATTATAAGGCTTTAGGCCGTGAATATTTTCTCCTAAATAAGCTATAGTACCTTCAGTAGGAGCATAAACTCCAGTTAAAAGGTTAAAAATTGTAGTTTTACCTGCTCCGTTTGGACCAATTAAACCTACGATTTGCTTTTCACCTATTTCTAGAGAAAAATCAGAAACAGCTTTAAGTCCGCCAAATTGTATGGATAAGTTATCAACCTTTAACATGTGTTAGCTCTCCTTTCCTTTAGGTAATATTTTAGAAAATATTTTAAAAGATATTTCTTTAGTTCCAAGTAATCCTTGAGGTCTAAATATCATTAATACTATTAATGCAATAGGATAGATGATATTCTTTAAGTCCTTTAACCCTCTTAAGTACTCTGGTAAGAATGTTAATATAATGGTTGCGAGTACTGAGCCTGATAAAGATCCCATTCCACCTAATACCACGAAAGTTAATATTTCTATTGACTTCATAAAGTCGAAGGATTGAGGTTGAATGAACATAGTATTATGTGCAAGAAGTCCGCCAGCAACACCAGCAAAGAATGCAGCTATGATAAATGCCATAACTTTATATTTAAAGGTGTTAACTCCCATAGCTTCAGCAGCAATTTCATTTTCTCTAATTGAGATCATTGCTCTTCCTTGAGAAGAATGAATTATATTATATATAACTAAAATAGTTAAAACCATTATAATAAATGCCCAAGTAAAATCTGTGTGTTTTGGTATTCTACTTAAACCCCTAGCACCACCTACAGCTTCAGTGTTCATAATTATTCCTTTAATTATTTCACCAAAGGCTAAGGTTGCAATAGCAAAGTAGTCTCCTTTTAATTTTAGAGTAGGAATACCAATAACAAGAGATAGTAGTCCTGCAACCAATCCACCAACTAATAATACAACAATAAATGGAAGCTTATAGTGAATTGATAAATAAGCTGAAACATATGCACCAATTACCATAAACCCGGCATGTCCTAATGCTAGCTGTCCGGTAAATCCAACAACTAAATTTAATGATGCCGCTAAAATTATATTAATACATACAAGTATTATGATTCCGCCATAATAAGAGTTAATAATATGATTTTTCATTAAAATAGAAAGTACAAAATAGGTTACTATTAAAGAAACTAATATGATAATAGGTTTTAATTTTGAGTTTATATTATTCTTCATATTTTTCACCTACACTTTCTCTTTAGTCTTGTCCCCAAGTAAACCAGTAGGTTTAAATAGAAGAACAATTATTAATAATCCAAAAGCTATAGCATCTGATAAAGATGTTGAAATATATGCTTTTGTTAGGGTTTCAGATATTCCCATAACTATTCCACCAAGTAATGCACCTGGTATGCTTCCTATTCCTCCAACAACAGCTGCAACGAAAGCCTTTAGACCAGGCATCATTCCCATATAAGGATCAACACTTGGATAAGCTATTGCAACTAAAACACCTGCAATTCCAGCTAGAGCAGAACCTATAGCAAAGGTAAGAGAAATAATATTATTAACGTTTATTCCCATTAGGGAGGCAGCTTCCATATCTTGAGAAGCTGCTCTCATAGCTTTTCCAACCTTTGTTTTATATATTATATATTGAAGGAGTAATACAAGTAACGCAGATACCCCAAGCATTAATAGTATTTTCCCGTTTATGTGTAGTGAACCAATATTTATAGTTCCTACTGGAAATAAATCAGGGAATGGTTTTGGATCAGGACCAACTAAAAACCTCATACCATGTTCAAGTAATAGAGAAACACCAATTGCTGTAATTAAAAGTGTTATTCTAGGTGAATTTCTTAGAGGTTTATAAGCAACCTTCTCGATTATAATACCTAGTAATGCTGCAGCTAACATTGACACAATTAAAGTTGGTATCAATGATAAGCCTAATTTTGTTGAGGCATAGAAGCCTGCAAAGGCTCCTGCCATAAAAATATCTCCGTGAGCAAAATTAATAAGCTTTATTATACCGTATACCATTGTATAACCTATAGCAAGGAGGGCATACACACTACCTAATGCCAAGCCATTTATTAATTGTTGTAAAAGCTCCATATTATACTCCTCCTAATGTAATATTAAGGTTGAACCTTATCTACTAAAGTCTTCTTATCTCCATCTACTTTAATAATTACTGCTCCTTTAACTGCAGTTCTGTCAGCATCGAAAGTAACTTTTCCAGTAACTACTTGTAGATCTGTTTTTAATAATTGTTCTCTTATTTTATCTCCATCAGTTGAATTAGCTGCTTCGATTGCTTTAACTAAAATCTTAGCTGAATCATATGCTAATGCAGCAAATGCATCTGGATCCTTGCTGAATTTCTTTTTGTAAGCACTAACAAAATCAGAAACATTTTTATCAGTATCTTGAGTGTAATAGTGATTTAAGTAAAGAGCTCCATTTACAGCTGTTCCACCTATCTTAGTAAGATCTTGAGATTCCCAGCCATCTCCACCTAATAATTGAGCATTTATTCCCATATCTTTTGCTTGTTTAGCAATAAGACCAACAACATTATAGTAATCAGGAAGAACTAAAACGTCTGGGTTAGAAGCCTTGATTTTTGTTAACTGTGCATTGAAGTCTTTATCACTGTCATTGTAAGTTAAGAATTCAGCTACAGTACCACCATTTTTCTCAAGTTCAGCTTTGTATGCATCAGCTATACCCTTAGAGTAGTCAGATGCAACGTTATATAATACAGCTGCCTTTTTCTTCTTTAATGTATCAGTAGTATATTTAGCAAGGATTTTACCTTGATATGAGTCTATAAAACATCCTCTAAATACAAAATCTCCACCGTCTTTAGTTATGTTTGGCTCAGTTGAAGATGGTGTAATCATTGGAATTGATTTTGATGTAGCTAAAGGTCCTACAGCTTTAGAAGCACCAGATGTTACAGCACCTAGAATTGCAGTAACCCCTTCATCATCTACAAGTTTATTGAAAGCTTGTATAGCTTTATTTGGATCAGCTTCATCATCTTCAAATACGAATTGTACTTTCTTGCCGTTAATTCCACCAGCATTATTAATTTCGTCTTGATATAGCTCGGCCCCTTCTTTAACAGATTGACCGTATGTGGAAGCCTTACCAGTTAAAGGACCAATTCCACCTATCTTAATAGTGTCTCCACCTTCTGATTTTTTGGATGAACATCCAGTAAACGCTGCAGCAACTACCAAAGTAGCCATTACAGTTGCAAGAATCTTTTTCTTCATAAATAAATCCCCCTTAAGTTTTAAAATTTCAATTTGATAAATTATCAACAAAATCAATGTAAGTTGATTAATTAAATAAATATATTTAAAAATCGTTATTGATATATTAACACAATGCTTATTAAATTACAATATGATATTTTTAAATATTTTCAGAATAATATTAAAATTTGCATAATAAAAATGTTGTATTTTATATAAGCGTTTACTATAGGGTTTTAAGTTCAACTAATAACTATTCATGCCTGAAAATGTCTAGAAACTGACATTTTCAAACAAGAATAAGTTAAGTTTCCTATAGAAAACCCTATGTTTTCACCTACGTAAGCTTATGTGAATATTATATAAGGAAAAGAAAATATCAAAGGAGGAAGAGAAGTATGGATAAATCTAGATTTAAAAATTATGGTTTGTGGGTAGCTATATTTGCATTGATTCCCTTAATACTACAAGGATTTGGACTAGATATACTTCCTAAGAATTATCAAGAAATTGTTTCAGGCATATTAGGCATACTAGTTATGGCTGGTATATTAAATAATCCAACAACAGAAAACAAAGGATTCTTAGACGATAAGACTAGTTCAGCAACTACTCCAACTACTAACAGTACTACAACCAATAATACTACCGGAACAACAAGTACTACTGCATCTTCAGGAGAATTTGATCAAATTACTCAAGATACTATAGATAGAGAAAATTCTCAAGGACGATAATAGAAGTTAAGTAATTTAAGATAAGAGTAAAAAAGAAATGAGTAGAATGCAAAACAAAGCATTCTACTCACATTTTTATCTATAAATTATAATAAGCTTTTTTAAAAGCATTTAGCATATCTTCAGGGATTTCAGTAATTCCTAAATCACCATGTTTAGTGTCTCCATGAAGATCTCCATGAAAGTCTCCGCCAGCAGATACTAAAAGATTCTTTTCTGCACATAGCTTAATGAGCTTCTTAGTTTGCTCACTTTTGTTTTGAAAATAAATTGCCTCAAAACCATCAAAGTCAAACTCAGTAAAATCTTTTATTGGAGTCTTTCTTATTAGAATAGGATGAGCTAGAAATACTAAAGCATTATATTTTTTAAGTAGGGCTATTCCTTCAGGAACAGTTATCTTTTTATTTTCTACATAAGCAGGACTTTTATTTGAAATAAACTTATCGAATATTTCATCTTTAGTGTAGGGGTATCCACTTGCAATTATTTCATCAGCAATATGAGGTCTAGCAATAACACCTTTGCCTCTCTTTAAAACATTATCGTAAGAAATTTCAATATTAAAATACTTTTTTAAGTTTTCTACAATCTTTCTTCCCCTGTTAACTCTGTGGTCTTTCAATGAAAGTAAAAAATCAAGTAATTCTTTATTTTTATAACTGTCATCTTTAAAGAATCCTAGCATATGAATAGATTCTCCATTATGTACAGTTGAAAGTTCTATACCAGGAATAAATTCTAAGGATAATTCTTTAGCAATAGTAGAAGCTTCTTCCAAAGAATCAACGGTATCATGATCAGTAATTGCAAGCATCGTTGAACCATTTTCTTTAGCCCTTGTAATTAATTCTCTTGGGGTAAGTCTTCCATCAGAAGCTATTGTATGGGTATGCATATCAACTTTTATCATAGGTTTCTCCTTTCAGAATTAATAAATTAAATATATTTTATATCATTTTCGGGTTATATAATAGTAAAATAAGAAAAAAAGAGAACAATATCTTTAATGATAGTAGTATTGTCAGGTGGAATAGAAAGTAAAAAAATATATTAAAGGAACTAAAACTAATGATATAATTAATAGATATAATAGATATCTAAGCACATATGGAGGTAAAACGGATGGTTGATAAAATTAAAATACAAGATGCAGTAAGGATGATTTTAGAGGCTATTGGAGAAGATCCAGATAGAGAAGGTCTTAAGGATACTCCACTCAGAATAAGCAAAATGTATGAAGAGATATTTTCAGGTATTGGAGAAACGGCTGAAAAATATTTAGATAGAACTTTTACTGCTGAGAGAGATGATTTAGTAATAGAGAAGGATATTACATATTATTCCATGTGTGAACATCACTTAGTTCCATTCTTTGGCAAGGTACATATAGCATATATTCCAAATGGAAAAGTTGCAGGACTTTCAAAGCTTGCTAGAACTGTAGAGGTTTATGCTAAAAAACCACA is a window encoding:
- a CDS encoding branched-chain amino acid ABC transporter permease; the encoded protein is MELLQQLINGLALGSVYALLAIGYTMVYGIIKLINFAHGDIFMAGAFAGFYASTKLGLSLIPTLIVSMLAAALLGIIIEKVAYKPLRNSPRITLLITAIGVSLLLEHGMRFLVGPDPKPFPDLFPVGTINIGSLHINGKILLMLGVSALLVLLLQYIIYKTKVGKAMRAASQDMEAASLMGINVNNIISLTFAIGSALAGIAGVLVAIAYPSVDPYMGMMPGLKAFVAAVVGGIGSIPGALLGGIVMGISETLTKAYISTSLSDAIAFGLLIIVLLFKPTGLLGDKTKEKV
- a CDS encoding PHP domain-containing protein, yielding MIKVDMHTHTIASDGRLTPRELITRAKENGSTMLAITDHDTVDSLEEASTIAKELSLEFIPGIELSTVHNGESIHMLGFFKDDSYKNKELLDFLLSLKDHRVNRGRKIVENLKKYFNIEISYDNVLKRGKGVIARPHIADEIIASGYPYTKDEIFDKFISNKSPAYVENKKITVPEGIALLKKYNALVFLAHPILIRKTPIKDFTEFDFDGFEAIYFQNKSEQTKKLIKLCAEKNLLVSAGGDFHGDLHGDTKHGDLGITEIPEDMLNAFKKAYYNL
- a CDS encoding branched-chain amino acid ABC transporter permease encodes the protein MKNNINSKLKPIIILVSLIVTYFVLSILMKNHIINSYYGGIIILVCINIILAASLNLVVGFTGQLALGHAGFMVIGAYVSAYLSIHYKLPFIVVLLVGGLVAGLLSLVIGIPTLKLKGDYFAIATLAFGEIIKGIIMNTEAVGGARGLSRIPKHTDFTWAFIIMVLTILVIYNIIHSSQGRAMISIRENEIAAEAMGVNTFKYKVMAFIIAAFFAGVAGGLLAHNTMFIQPQSFDFMKSIEILTFVVLGGMGSLSGSVLATIILTFLPEYLRGLKDLKNIIYPIALIVLMIFRPQGLLGTKEISFKIFSKILPKGKES
- a CDS encoding ABC transporter ATP-binding protein, translating into MLKVDNLSIQFGGLKAVSDFSLEIGEKQIVGLIGPNGAGKTTIFNLLTGVYAPTEGTIAYLGENIHGLKPYNITQKKIARTFQNIRLFSNLSVIDNIKISFNYRVKYNVFDSIFRTPRFIKEEKEIEAQALEYLSYFDLDSKKDELAKNLSYGEQRRLEIVRALAADPKLILLDEPAAGMNPQETQELMKMINWTKDKFDISVLLIEHDMKLVMGICEKITVLDYGKKIAEGTPEEIKRNPKVIEAYLGEGA
- a CDS encoding ABC transporter substrate-binding protein; its protein translation is MKKKILATVMATLVVAAAFTGCSSKKSEGGDTIKIGGIGPLTGKASTYGQSVKEGAELYQDEINNAGGINGKKVQFVFEDDEADPNKAIQAFNKLVDDEGVTAILGAVTSGASKAVGPLATSKSIPMITPSSTEPNITKDGGDFVFRGCFIDSYQGKILAKYTTDTLKKKKAAVLYNVASDYSKGIADAYKAELEKNGGTVAEFLTYNDSDKDFNAQLTKIKASNPDVLVLPDYYNVVGLIAKQAKDMGINAQLLGGDGWESQDLTKIGGTAVNGALYLNHYYTQDTDKNVSDFVSAYKKKFSKDPDAFAALAYDSAKILVKAIEAANSTDGDKIREQLLKTDLQVVTGKVTFDADRTAVKGAVIIKVDGDKKTLVDKVQP
- the folE gene encoding GTP cyclohydrolase I FolE yields the protein MVDKIKIQDAVRMILEAIGEDPDREGLKDTPLRISKMYEEIFSGIGETAEKYLDRTFTAERDDLVIEKDITYYSMCEHHLVPFFGKVHIAYIPNGKVAGLSKLARTVEVYAKKPQLQERLTAEIADAMMEYLKPKGVMVIIEGEHMCMTMRGVKKPGTKTVTTSYRGDFEENVDLRREVRELING